The genomic interval AAAATCATCGCGGAAGGAGAGGGCCGCCCCGGCAACTTTTTCCCCTTCGACGGATGGGGCATACCATCTGGTGAGCTTCAAAACATGCCTGGCTATCGTCAGCCTAAGGACGAGGACACTGCTAGAGCCCGCAAGCTTCTCGCCGACGCTGGATATCCGAATGGCTTCAAGGTGCGAATACTCTCTCGCACTAACCAGTTGACGAAGAATGCGGCTACCTTCATGACGGACCAGCTATCCCGGATTGGTATCGACGCTACGGTGGACGTGCTGGAGGACGCGCTGTTTTGGGATAACGGAGGAAAAGCTCAGCATGAGGCGATGGTCTACACGCCAAATACGATCATCGCCGACCCTTTTGTCATGGGGCGGTTCTTCGCGCCCAAAGGGAACCTGAATTTCTCGGGGAATGACAGCGACCAGAAGCTTAACGACCTTTGGAACAAACAACTTAAGACCTTGGACGAATCCGCACGCAAGGCCGTCATCGCTGATCTGGAACGCTACGTGTTGACGGAGTTGGTGCCTGCGGTGCCTCTGGTCTGGCCATCCACTTTCATAGCCGTGGCGCCTGAGGTGCGCGGATTCGTCCGCGGGGTAAACGACTTTTCGAACAATCGCCACCAGGAAACCTACTTGGCCCAATAAACCGTTCCGCGATCTGGCGCGCTCTCGCTCTGATCAATATGTGCGCGGAGCGCGCCGGTGTCTGCCAGAGCTGACACATCGCTAGTGGGTCCGCATCTGTTCAACGTTGTCTCCAGAAAGGTGCCTTCATGCCTACTCCCTTGACCTCCCGGGCATTGAACATACAGGGTGATCTTGAGGATGCAATCGGGTACTGCTATGAGGCAGGCTGGACGGACGGCCTGCCGATCATCCCTCCCACGGAGGACAGGGTCGCACGGATGGTGGCTGGAACAGCGCGCCGACCCGACGAGATAATTGCCAGCGTGGAGCCAGCGCCCGGCGCGGCGACAGTTGAAAAGATTGCGATCAACGCAGTGATGGCCGGTTGCGGGCCGGAGCACCTTCCCGTCCTGATCGCCGCGGTGGCAGCCATGGCGGAGCCGGATTTCAATTTGGGGGGCATTCAGACAACGACTAACCCGGCGGGCGTGGCCCTCATTCTCAATGGCCCGGTCCGTACGGCGCTGAACGTTAATTGTGGCAGAAACTGCATGGGGCCTGGCAGGCGTTCGAACGCGGTGCTGGGGCGCGCAGTGCGGTTGGTCATGACCAATATTGGCGGCGGACGGCCTCCGACGATAGATATGGCAAGCCACGGTTTCCCGGGCAAGTACACTTTCTGTTTCGGCGAGAACGAGGAGGAAAGCCCCTGGGAACCTTTTCACGTGGAAAGGGGCTTCAGTGACACGGACAGCACCGTGACCGTCTTGGGCGCGACAGGAACAACCAACTGTGGGATAGCCAACTTCCTGACACTGGAGAACAAGCTGCTCATCATTGCGGAGGCGCTGAGCTTCCCCGCCACGAATGATATGAAGATCGGCAAAGGCAACCCGACCATCGTGGTCCCCACTTATCTCGCTCAAATGGCGAAGTCGGCCGGCATGAGCAAGGCCGAGGTCAAGGCGTTTCTTTACCAACATGCTGGAAGACGCCCGTCTCAGATACCTGAAACCATCCGCCTTGAGCAAAGCACTATGATTGATGGAGTGATTAAGCCCTGCCTGATTCCTGACGATATCATCTTGCTGGTCGCGGGAGGCAGTGAGCCTAACCACGTGGCATACATACCTACGTTCGGAGATTCCCGATCCATCACCAAACGCATAGACATGTAGTTGCTCCTGGCGCGGAAGGCAAACCTTACCGTTTGGGACAAGGCTGTCACACATACAAGAAAGGACTCAACGCATGCCGTACGTCCAGCTTAGCGATGGCGCCAGGCTCTTCTACCAGGAGTGCGATTTCACTGACCCCTGGCGGGTCACTCCCGCTGTCGTTCTTCATCACGGCAACGCCAAGAACCTGCGCATGTGGTACAGATGGATTCCCGTACTGGCGCGGACGTACCGCGTCTTCGCGTTTGACGCGCGCGGGTTCGGGCAGTCGAGCGTGCCCGCGGACGGCAGCAGACTTACCCTGGAGCACTACTGCCAGGACCTGTTGGAGTTCCTGGACGCGTTGAAGCTGGATAAAGTGCACCTGATCGGCGAGTCAGTGGGCGGGACCATATCTCTGGATTTCGCGCTCCGGCACGGCGGACGCCTGTTGAGCGTCAGCGCCTGCGGTCCTCCCTACCGCTTCGACGACACCTATTATTCAAACGGCGCCGCGCTCATCCGACGGGAGGGAATACGCGCGTGGGTTTCAGAGAATATGGCGGGCCGACTGGACCCGGAATTCGCCAAGCCGGATTTCATCTCCTGGTATGCGGAGCAGATGATGGCCGCGCCGCCACTGGTGGTGGCCAGCATCCTTGAGAACGCCGCCGGGCTTGACCTGAGCGCACGGTTCGCACAGATTCGGGTGCCGACGCTCCTTATGAGCGCCGGGAAATTCGCCAATCGTAGCTCTGATATTTACGAGCGTCTGCGAGACCTCATTCCGGGTGCGACGCTGGAGGTGTTTCCGGATGTCCGCGGATTTGTCCAGCACACGATTCCGGAAAGGTGCGCGGAGCGCTTTCTGGCGTTCGCCGCGCGTGTAGCAGCAACGTAGGGACGAGTGGACATTCTCCCGTAGTCACCCTGCGCCGCACGAGCGACGTAGGGTGAGCGCGATGTGTGGCGGTCTACCGCCCAACGTCTGCTTATTGCCAGGACGCGTTGCAACCGGACGTTCTCGCTACAGTTGACAGGCGCCGCCGTTCTGCGCTACACTGTCCGTTGCTCTGCCGGAGCAGGGCTGTGGGCCCCTTGGACTGATCCATTCGGGAGCCTCACCGGACGGTGCACGGCTCCCGTTTCATTGTCAGATGGTGTACGAACGGCCATACGCGCCCGTCCAGGAGACGATGCATGGGTGTGCTCGAGCAAGCTGATCCCGCGGTGGCTGAAGCCATCCGCCAGGAAGAAGAGCGGCAGCGCCGGAACATTGTCCTCATAGCGTCGGAGAACTACGCCAGCCGCGCCGTGCTGGAAGCGACCGGCTCGGTGATGACCAACAAGTACGCCGAGGGCTATCCCGGACGGCGCTACTACGGGGGCTGCCAGTATGTGGACGTGGTGGAGCAGCTCGCCATTGACCGCGTGCTTCAGATTTACGGCGCCGAGCACGCCAACGTCCAGCCCCACAGCGGCGCTCAGGCCAACATGGCCGTGTACTTCTCCTTCCTCCAGCCGGGAGACACCGTGCTGGGGATGAGCCTGGCCCACGGCGGCCACCTGACCCACGGCAGCCCCGTCAACTTCTCCGGCCAGATGTACAAGTTCGTGGGCTACGGGGTCAACAAGGAGACCGAGCTTATAGACTACGACGAGGTGGAGCGCCTGGCGAAGGAGCATCGCCCCAAGCTGATTGTGGCGGGCGCCAGCGCCTATCCCCGGGCCATTGATTTCGACAGGCTTCGGCGCGTCGCGGACATGGTGGGAGCAAAGCTGATGGTGGATATCGCCCACTACGCGGGCCTCATCGCCGCGGGGGTGTACCCCACCTGCATCCCGCAGTCGGACTACGTCACGTCCACCACCCACAAGACGTTGCGCGGCCCCCGTGGCGGCTTTGTGTTGTGCAAGAAGGCCTACGGGCCGGGCATTGACAAGGCCGTCTTCCCCGGCGTGCAGGGCGGGCCGCTCATGCACGTCATCGCCGCCAAGGCGGTCTGCTTCGGCGAGGCGCTGAAGCCGGAATTCAAGGCGTACCAGACGCAGGTCGTCGCCAACGCGCGGGCGCTGGCGGCCGATCTGAGGCGCCTGGGACTGCGCGTCGTGTCCGGCGGAACGGACAGCCACATGGTCCTCGTGGACCTGGGCAGCACGGGCGTCACGGGCAAGGTGGCGGAGGAAGCGCTGGACGCCTGCCGGATTACCGTCAACAAGAACGCCATACCCTTTGATCCGCGTCCGCCGCGGGTGGCGTCCGGCGTACGCCTTGGGACGCCCTCGGTGACCAGCCGCGGGATGAAGGAGCCGGAGATGCAGCAGATAGCCCGGCTCATCGGAAGGGTCCTACAGAGTCCGGAAGACGAGGCGGTGCGGCGCGCCGTCCGGGAAGAGGCGGAGAGCATCACCCGCCGCTTCCCCGTGCCGGGCCTGGAGCCTGCCCTTCAGCAGGCGCGGTAGCTTGCCCTGAGACGGGATGCTATAATAATTCCCTCATGACAATGGACATAAAAAGCGTTAGGACGGTTGGAGACCACGGAGGATATACAGTGCAGGATTACGAGCTGGTAATGATCCTCAATCCCGGTGTGCCTGATGAGCAGGTGCCCGAGGCGGTGGAGAAGGTGACCAAGCTGGTCACGGACAAGGGCGGCACGGTCACGGAGGTCAAGCAGTGGGGACGCCGCAGGCTGGCGTACCCCATCAATCACCTCAAAGAGGGCCTCTACGTTCAGGCCAACCTGAAGATGGAGCCCAAAGTGGCGACCCAACTCCAGGGCCACCTCCGTGTCAATGAAGAGGTCATGCGGCATCTGCTGGTCCGGGTGGAGCAGTAGGCCGGGCGACGCTTCCCGCGTGAGGCGGACGTGCGGACGGTAAAGGAGTCGCTCTCATGGCAGGATTGAACAAGGTCATGGTCATCGGCAACGTGGGCACGGACCCGGAGATGCGGTACACTCCGAACGGCAAGCCCGTGACGACCTTTCGCCTGGCGGCCAGCCGCACGTACACGACCGCGGCCGGAGAGCGCAAGCAGGAAACGGAGTGGTTCACGATCGTCACGTGGAACCAGCTCGCCGAACAGTGCAATCAGTTCCTGGCGAAGGGGCGGAGGGCGTATGTGGAAGGGCGGCTTCAGAGCCGGACATTTGAAGGCTCCGACGGCCAGCCCCGCTTCCGGATCGAGATAGTCGCTAACCAGGTGCTTTTCCTGGACCGCCCGCAGGCCGCCCCGACGGGTGCGGGTGAAGAAGCCGTCGAGGGTGAACATCCGGAAGGTCAGACCGTGGAGCCGGACGACCTGCCCTTTTAGTGCAATATTGTCTCTGGCGCATCAAAGGAGATAGCCTTGAACACATCGTCAACTCAACCTGAATCCCCGGCGCCCCAGCAGACTCCGGCGGCGCAGCAGCAACCGGCGGCGACGCCCGGTCCCGCGCCCGCCCCGGGCGTAGGCGCCCCCCCCAGGCCAGGTGGCTTTGGGCCGCGTCCCGCGGGAAGCCGGCCGCCTTACGGTCGAAGGCCCGCCCCCGGCGGCGAGCGACGTCCGGGGGGCGGCGGCGGGCGGCGCTTCTTCGCCCGCAGGAAGGTCTGCGCCTTTTGCGTGGACCACATCAAAGCTATCGATTATAAGGACGCGGGCAAGCTGCGCCGGTTCATCTCGGACCGGGGGAAGATTGAGCCGCGCCGGAAAACAGGCAATTGCGCCAAGCACCAGCGCCTTCTCGCCGTCGCCCTCAAGAGGGCAAGGCATCTGGCCCTTTTGCCTTACACGCCGGAACATATCCACAGTATGAGCGGAGCGGGCACGGCCTAGAGTCGCCCCTGCCAGGCTCCGTCTAGCAAGGCGTACAGACTCGATATGAGCACTAAGAAGCCCGGAA from Dehalococcoidia bacterium carries:
- a CDS encoding alpha/beta hydrolase; protein product: MPYVQLSDGARLFYQECDFTDPWRVTPAVVLHHGNAKNLRMWYRWIPVLARTYRVFAFDARGFGQSSVPADGSRLTLEHYCQDLLEFLDALKLDKVHLIGESVGGTISLDFALRHGGRLLSVSACGPPYRFDDTYYSNGAALIRREGIRAWVSENMAGRLDPEFAKPDFISWYAEQMMAAPPLVVASILENAAGLDLSARFAQIRVPTLLMSAGKFANRSSDIYERLRDLIPGATLEVFPDVRGFVQHTIPERCAERFLAFAARVAAT
- the glyA gene encoding serine hydroxymethyltransferase → MGVLEQADPAVAEAIRQEEERQRRNIVLIASENYASRAVLEATGSVMTNKYAEGYPGRRYYGGCQYVDVVEQLAIDRVLQIYGAEHANVQPHSGAQANMAVYFSFLQPGDTVLGMSLAHGGHLTHGSPVNFSGQMYKFVGYGVNKETELIDYDEVERLAKEHRPKLIVAGASAYPRAIDFDRLRRVADMVGAKLMVDIAHYAGLIAAGVYPTCIPQSDYVTSTTHKTLRGPRGGFVLCKKAYGPGIDKAVFPGVQGGPLMHVIAAKAVCFGEALKPEFKAYQTQVVANARALAADLRRLGLRVVSGGTDSHMVLVDLGSTGVTGKVAEEALDACRITVNKNAIPFDPRPPRVASGVRLGTPSVTSRGMKEPEMQQIARLIGRVLQSPEDEAVRRAVREEAESITRRFPVPGLEPALQQAR
- the rpsF gene encoding 30S ribosomal protein S6, producing the protein MQDYELVMILNPGVPDEQVPEAVEKVTKLVTDKGGTVTEVKQWGRRRLAYPINHLKEGLYVQANLKMEPKVATQLQGHLRVNEEVMRHLLVRVEQ
- the ssb gene encoding single-stranded DNA-binding protein, which translates into the protein MAGLNKVMVIGNVGTDPEMRYTPNGKPVTTFRLAASRTYTTAAGERKQETEWFTIVTWNQLAEQCNQFLAKGRRAYVEGRLQSRTFEGSDGQPRFRIEIVANQVLFLDRPQAAPTGAGEEAVEGEHPEGQTVEPDDLPF
- the rpsR gene encoding 30S ribosomal protein S18, with the protein product MNTSSTQPESPAPQQTPAAQQQPAATPGPAPAPGVGAPPRPGGFGPRPAGSRPPYGRRPAPGGERRPGGGGGRRFFARRKVCAFCVDHIKAIDYKDAGKLRRFISDRGKIEPRRKTGNCAKHQRLLAVALKRARHLALLPYTPEHIHSMSGAGTA